The Streptomyces luteogriseus genome includes a window with the following:
- a CDS encoding EcsC family protein has protein sequence MSTDANQLRDGIPAMSEYDDQVWATLNDHWQRRNNRRGLPNWASTALSRTGEAAGKATRRVADAVPDAISEPMRRAGDAVADKTMRPALAGAAALLELVNEWAMELNDPKNVEKLARKQGLELDSFTELRKQDLKVCDRLLTRNTLKWRTAGAFEGGAMGLLAMVPVAGIPAAMTADILVIQVLSTSIASRIAYSYGYDAKDPDEQVFIQRLVRRSFMAQAAKAEPLRDTARAAHALKGRVKWSEKLRDDHRLLAALEKLMQQLGPAGSRVPVQNVAKVVPFVGILIGAGMNSAVLGRVAKDAQRYCQTRFLCEKYGLPLPAALATDEDDDPRADAT, from the coding sequence GTGAGCACTGACGCCAACCAACTCCGCGACGGCATACCCGCGATGAGCGAGTACGACGATCAGGTGTGGGCCACGCTCAACGACCACTGGCAGCGCCGCAACAACCGCCGTGGCCTGCCGAACTGGGCGAGCACCGCGCTGAGTCGCACCGGCGAGGCCGCCGGGAAAGCCACCAGACGGGTCGCCGACGCCGTCCCGGACGCGATCTCGGAACCGATGCGTCGCGCGGGCGACGCGGTCGCCGACAAGACCATGCGACCGGCGCTGGCGGGCGCGGCGGCGTTGCTCGAACTGGTCAACGAATGGGCCATGGAGCTCAACGACCCGAAGAACGTCGAGAAGCTCGCCCGCAAGCAGGGGCTCGAACTCGACAGTTTCACCGAACTACGGAAGCAGGACCTCAAGGTCTGCGACCGGCTGCTGACCCGCAACACCCTCAAGTGGCGCACCGCCGGCGCGTTCGAAGGCGGCGCCATGGGCCTGCTGGCCATGGTCCCCGTCGCCGGTATCCCCGCCGCGATGACGGCGGACATCCTCGTCATCCAGGTACTGAGCACGTCGATCGCGTCGCGTATCGCGTACTCGTACGGCTACGACGCCAAGGACCCCGACGAACAGGTCTTCATCCAGCGCCTGGTACGCCGGTCCTTCATGGCTCAGGCAGCCAAGGCCGAGCCGTTGCGTGACACCGCTCGGGCGGCGCACGCCCTCAAGGGACGCGTCAAGTGGTCGGAGAAGCTCCGCGACGACCACCGTCTCCTGGCCGCCCTGGAGAAGCTGATGCAGCAACTCGGCCCGGCCGGCTCCAGGGTGCCGGTGCAGAACGTCGCCAAGGTCGTGCCGTTCGTGGGCATCCTCATCGGCGCCGGCATGAACTCCGCGGTCCTCGGCAGGGTGGCCAAGGACGCCCAGCGGTACTGCCAGACCCGCTTCCTGTGCGAGAAGTACGGGCTGCCGCTCCCGGCCGCTCTGGCGACCGACGAGGATGACGACCCCCGGGCCGACGCCACGTGA
- a CDS encoding DUF397 domain-containing protein codes for MTTTELAWFKSSYSGSSGDDCVEVAVTEQAIHVRDSKDLARPPFAVGREGWASFVRFVDNA; via the coding sequence ATGACCACGACGGAACTCGCCTGGTTCAAGTCAAGCTATAGCGGTAGCTCGGGCGACGACTGTGTGGAGGTTGCCGTTACCGAGCAGGCCATCCACGTACGGGACTCCAAGGATCTGGCCCGCCCGCCCTTCGCCGTGGGCCGTGAGGGCTGGGCGTCGTTCGTGCGGTTCGTCGACAACGCCTGA
- a CDS encoding helix-turn-helix domain-containing protein, with product MGMVEGDVAEGVEARAVPAGEWEREPHPSDSLRTFGAVVQALREHAGLSRAELAERVRYSKHTVESVELGRRMPDTPFVDRAEEALGNTGALRMAARYLTRGEAGLAAWFRRWARLEREAVSLCTYECRLVPGLLQSEAYARALFENRIPLLTDEQLEAQVEARMERQRMLYERPTVPFHFIVEEAVLRRRLGGAEVRREHLNHVLERTLPRNVTLQIMPLEAEYHSCMDGPLRLLETPDGRRLAYSEGQESGRLIGDSKEVRVLQQRYDTLRSQALHPKDSRALLERLRGET from the coding sequence ATGGGCATGGTCGAAGGGGACGTGGCCGAGGGCGTCGAGGCGCGGGCGGTTCCGGCGGGGGAGTGGGAGCGTGAACCCCATCCGTCCGACAGCCTGCGCACGTTCGGCGCGGTCGTCCAGGCGCTGCGCGAGCACGCGGGGCTCAGCAGGGCCGAACTCGCCGAGAGGGTGCGGTACTCCAAACACACCGTGGAATCGGTGGAGTTGGGCCGCCGCATGCCCGACACCCCCTTTGTGGACCGCGCGGAGGAGGCCCTCGGCAACACCGGCGCGCTGCGGATGGCCGCCCGGTATCTCACCCGGGGCGAGGCGGGGCTGGCGGCCTGGTTCCGGCGGTGGGCCCGGCTGGAACGGGAGGCGGTGAGCCTGTGTACGTACGAGTGCAGGCTGGTGCCGGGGTTGTTGCAGTCGGAGGCGTATGCGCGGGCACTCTTCGAGAATCGGATCCCGCTGCTGACGGATGAGCAGTTGGAGGCTCAGGTTGAGGCGAGGATGGAGCGGCAGCGGATGCTGTACGAGCGTCCGACAGTTCCGTTTCACTTCATCGTTGAGGAAGCGGTCCTGCGGCGGAGGCTGGGCGGTGCCGAGGTACGGCGCGAGCATCTGAACCACGTTCTGGAGCGCACGTTGCCTCGCAACGTGACGTTGCAGATCATGCCGCTGGAAGCCGAGTACCACTCGTGCATGGATGGGCCTCTGCGCCTACTGGAGACCCCGGATGGGCGTCGACTCGCATACTCGGAGGGCCAAGAGAGCGGGCGGCTGATTGGCGACTCGAAAGAGGTGAGAGTTCTCCAGCAGCGCTATGACACACTGCGGTCGCAGGCCCTGCACCCCAAAGATTCCCGGGCCTTGCTGGAGCGACTGCGAGGAGAGACATGA
- a CDS encoding ATP-binding protein gives MNQRAPQLAAPTRTFTQLLSSTRRGARLARLLAVTQLRSWGAGQDLTERAETVVAELAANAVLHGRSPGRSFRLTLALDPSGGRLRVEVTDARGDLLPHIAPKGTDALHTCGRGLTLVAALADHWDCVPYPPSGKTVRAVLSTP, from the coding sequence ATGAACCAACGTGCTCCCCAACTGGCAGCCCCCACCCGCACCTTCACGCAGCTGCTGTCGTCCACTCGACGCGGTGCCCGGCTCGCCCGGCTGCTCGCGGTGACGCAACTGCGGTCCTGGGGCGCCGGGCAGGACCTCACAGAGCGTGCCGAGACCGTGGTGGCGGAGCTTGCCGCGAACGCCGTCCTCCACGGCCGCTCACCGGGCCGCAGCTTCCGACTCACGCTCGCCCTCGACCCGTCGGGCGGGCGGCTGCGCGTCGAGGTCACCGACGCCCGCGGTGACCTGCTCCCGCACATCGCCCCGAAGGGCACCGACGCACTCCACACCTGCGGGCGAGGCTTGACCCTCGTCGCCGCCCTCGCCGACCACTGGGACTGCGTCCCCTACCCGCCCAGCGGCAAGACTGTCCGCGCGGTGCTCTCGACGCCGTAA
- a CDS encoding type II toxin-antitoxin system VapB family antitoxin, with protein MARTVIDLDEDMVAEAMRIYGTKTKAKAVRLAMEDAVKRHLRQEGFDAMEAGELDFSEIVETTGPRNADGSLKRDGGRAA; from the coding sequence ATGGCCAGAACCGTCATCGACCTCGATGAGGACATGGTCGCCGAGGCCATGCGCATCTACGGGACCAAAACGAAGGCCAAAGCCGTCCGTCTCGCCATGGAGGACGCCGTCAAGAGGCATCTGCGGCAGGAGGGCTTCGACGCCATGGAGGCCGGGGAGCTCGACTTCAGTGAGATCGTCGAGACCACCGGGCCCCGCAACGCAGACGGCTCCCTCAAGCGCGACGGAGGCCGGGCCGCCTGA
- a CDS encoding PIN domain nuclease produces MQDRYLIDKSALARWTKPSVKEVLKPLHERYLLAVCRPTEFEMIHSARDSSEATRISTWLHAFDYLRTDDDTFTRALEIQRHALNAGFHRALSLPDLLIAATAELNRRTVLHYDGDFDMIASLTGQPTEWVVPPGSADR; encoded by the coding sequence ATGCAGGACCGGTACCTGATCGACAAGTCCGCCCTGGCCCGCTGGACGAAGCCGAGTGTCAAGGAGGTGCTCAAGCCTCTGCACGAGCGCTACCTCCTGGCCGTGTGCCGGCCCACCGAGTTCGAGATGATCCACTCCGCTCGGGACAGCTCGGAGGCGACGCGGATCAGCACATGGCTGCACGCCTTCGACTACCTCCGCACGGACGACGACACCTTCACCCGCGCTCTCGAGATCCAGCGCCATGCCCTCAACGCAGGCTTCCACCGCGCTCTGTCCCTGCCCGACCTGCTGATCGCCGCCACAGCGGAGCTGAACCGGCGAACGGTCCTCCACTACGACGGAGACTTCGACATGATCGCCTCCCTCACCGGCCAGCCCACCGAATGGGTCGTCCCGCCCGGCAGTGCCGACCGGTGA
- a CDS encoding restriction endonuclease encodes MVRLETLRGYLLEEVLAWLLRSSGYRLLTEQDDSARPPWKVLEKRKHGLVVRGRGAWHQADTLGEFQYVPPFSLPIRLFAEAKFTRIKVGLPTVRNGHGVVHDLNENVVTTLSHGSGPHRPRTRYHYSYAIFSTSGFTQDAQEFALAHQISLIDLSLPDFRPLRDLVRVAAKSVYDAMKPMPPSQRPTVYEIRNYLRRHLLNLWDEPAADASAVTDPLDTLAAGLRRRSSLGLVLAFPAAPFVLGLVSDDLHAFVRHAREQPTHAVRVHRIHRPVGHPVWLIEPREGHAYRLTFSLPEQVEAWILDQEEGTRSRTHWMTRNLLSAITMYWVDENHAHTFQLHYSSDEFREVSGRPMSDFGETSNLF; translated from the coding sequence ATGGTGAGGCTCGAAACACTGCGGGGGTACCTTCTCGAAGAGGTCCTCGCCTGGCTGCTGCGGTCCAGTGGGTACCGTCTGCTGACGGAACAGGACGACTCGGCCAGGCCGCCGTGGAAGGTGTTGGAGAAACGCAAACACGGACTGGTGGTGCGGGGCCGCGGGGCCTGGCACCAGGCAGACACCCTGGGCGAGTTCCAGTACGTGCCCCCCTTCTCACTCCCGATCCGCCTGTTCGCCGAGGCGAAGTTCACACGCATCAAGGTCGGTCTCCCCACCGTGCGCAACGGCCATGGTGTCGTGCATGACCTCAATGAAAACGTCGTCACCACACTGAGCCACGGCTCCGGCCCGCACCGCCCGAGGACGCGCTATCACTACAGCTACGCGATCTTCTCGACATCGGGGTTCACCCAGGATGCCCAGGAGTTCGCGCTCGCCCATCAGATCTCTCTCATCGACTTGTCTCTGCCCGACTTCCGGCCGCTGCGCGACCTGGTGAGGGTGGCGGCCAAGTCGGTCTACGACGCCATGAAGCCGATGCCGCCGAGCCAGCGGCCCACTGTGTACGAGATCCGCAATTACTTACGACGGCACCTGCTGAATCTGTGGGACGAACCCGCAGCCGATGCCTCCGCGGTGACCGATCCGCTCGACACGTTGGCGGCGGGCCTGCGCCGCCGGTCGTCCCTGGGACTCGTCCTGGCCTTTCCCGCCGCTCCTTTCGTCCTCGGGCTCGTCTCCGACGATCTCCATGCCTTCGTCAGACACGCGCGCGAACAGCCCACCCACGCCGTCCGCGTGCACAGGATCCACCGGCCGGTGGGGCATCCCGTGTGGCTGATCGAACCGCGCGAAGGCCATGCCTACAGGCTGACCTTCAGCCTGCCGGAACAGGTCGAGGCATGGATCCTGGACCAGGAGGAGGGAACGCGGTCCCGCACTCACTGGATGACGCGGAACCTGCTCTCCGCCATCACCATGTACTGGGTTGACGAGAACCACGCCCACACCTTCCAGCTTCACTACAGCTCGGACGAGTTCCGAGAGGTCAGCGGGAGGCCGATGAGCGACTTCGGCGAGACATCCAATCTCTTCTGA
- a CDS encoding AAA family ATPase, with product MTTVNTPVLHPGLTPAQRDCLDALPLTGHHVVSGPPGSGKSLLAAHRAVHLALTGRPTVLLSRSNLLRQLLRDTLQGLTVPGAPVEAATVHGWVLRHFGYGAPRTQDGWFDWTSLTGLAAEKLGADDSATPHLVVDEGQDLPPGFYRLVRIAAASVTVFADECQRLTETNSTLTEITTALGRTTARAEVGGNHRNTREIAALAERFRVGGTRPEPPFRSGPLPVVRHYPGDKDLAADIATMAAEQPRHRIGVIVNSLRTASDLMRRLERAGLAHDPQLYSSTASSGRYRDLDLTRPGVVVVHRASAKGLDFDTVVVADAESDAATDPTAATLRMAYYVMITRARERLVLGWRGSRLPRHLEELDGWVK from the coding sequence ATGACCACTGTGAACACCCCCGTCCTCCACCCCGGCCTCACCCCCGCCCAGCGCGACTGCCTGGACGCCCTGCCGCTGACCGGCCACCACGTCGTCAGCGGCCCGCCCGGCAGCGGCAAGAGCCTGCTCGCCGCGCACCGTGCCGTCCACCTGGCCCTCACCGGCCGCCCCACCGTGCTCCTGTCGCGCTCCAACCTCCTTCGTCAGCTCCTGCGCGACACCCTTCAGGGCCTCACGGTCCCTGGCGCTCCCGTCGAGGCCGCCACCGTGCACGGCTGGGTCCTGCGCCACTTCGGGTACGGCGCACCGCGCACCCAGGATGGCTGGTTCGACTGGACGTCCCTCACCGGCCTGGCCGCCGAGAAGCTCGGCGCGGACGACTCGGCCACGCCCCACCTCGTCGTCGACGAGGGCCAGGACCTGCCGCCGGGCTTCTACCGGCTGGTCCGGATCGCCGCCGCCTCCGTCACGGTGTTCGCCGACGAGTGCCAGCGCCTCACCGAGACGAACTCCACCCTCACCGAGATCACCACTGCCCTCGGCCGCACCACGGCACGCGCCGAGGTCGGCGGCAACCACCGCAACACCCGCGAGATCGCCGCCCTGGCCGAGCGGTTCCGCGTCGGCGGCACCCGCCCCGAGCCGCCCTTCCGCAGCGGCCCACTACCCGTCGTCCGCCACTACCCGGGCGACAAGGACCTCGCCGCCGACATCGCCACCATGGCTGCCGAGCAGCCGCGGCATCGCATCGGCGTCATCGTCAACTCCCTGCGTACGGCGTCCGACCTGATGCGGCGCCTGGAACGGGCCGGCCTCGCCCACGACCCCCAGCTGTACAGCTCGACGGCCTCCTCGGGCCGCTACCGCGACCTGGACCTCACCCGCCCCGGCGTGGTCGTCGTCCACCGCGCCAGCGCCAAGGGCCTCGACTTCGACACCGTCGTCGTCGCCGACGCGGAATCCGACGCCGCCACCGACCCCACGGCGGCGACTCTCCGCATGGCCTACTACGTCATGATCACCCGGGCGCGGGAGCGGCTGGTCCTGGGCTGGCGGGGGAGTCGCCTGCCGCGGCATCTGGAGGAGTTGGACGGATGGGTGAAGTAG
- the drmB gene encoding DUF1998 domain-containing protein: MTRKLRVRQAQTVLPFGVGAVLDVQGESFVAAGIETWPQLKTPVPSERLAARLGVLGFYAAPHTLNDRYDRPDRPGVPYVRFPGWLFCGSCRAMVRFLHEQEKPGEPPVCTSCSAAPRLTPMRFVRICADGHLDDVDWWYWAHSELAPERRAACAESKHAWKARQLSFRVADRASGLEALSVRCEATGEGGTSCGAERDLLDILGPQGGHCPGRNPWQRPKGKASCGQQVHIVQRTAGNVYYPVVFSALDIPRPDEPPRAEQDLAEAVRGHGYWTNFLDALGTSRADSFRGYIKEDTDASDSLIDQLVAEATGAPTAPPADRPEPAKLDLSRDEWYAFDAVELPEPTAEFAVRRGGLGLAGETEEPWATLDAHIDGLVLADRLREVRALTGFRRHSPHGTLVRADTSGRLRWLPATEVYGEGIVLTLDEQRLTAWENDPRAQAHVHGVRTDLDASFRDEQLAETVGSDLSPRFLLLHTLAHLLIRQLSFDSGYTTASLRERVYGRPEYGQRGLLIYTAAGDAEGTLGGLVRQGEAPHFAETLVRMLEAAAWCSADPLCAEHTGQGFGNLNRAACHACTLLPETSCQTGNTLLDRALVVGSARVPGYFTDVLTASRESAAATALGGPA, encoded by the coding sequence GTGACACGCAAACTCCGGGTCCGCCAGGCGCAGACCGTGCTGCCGTTCGGCGTCGGTGCCGTGCTCGACGTGCAGGGCGAGTCCTTCGTCGCCGCCGGCATCGAGACCTGGCCCCAGCTCAAGACGCCCGTCCCCTCCGAGCGGCTGGCCGCCCGCCTGGGCGTCCTCGGCTTCTACGCGGCCCCCCACACCCTCAACGACCGCTACGACCGGCCCGACCGCCCCGGCGTCCCCTATGTGCGCTTCCCCGGCTGGCTGTTCTGCGGATCCTGCCGGGCCATGGTCCGCTTCCTGCACGAGCAGGAGAAGCCCGGCGAGCCGCCGGTCTGCACGTCCTGCTCCGCCGCACCCCGCCTCACCCCCATGCGGTTCGTCCGCATCTGCGCGGACGGACACCTCGACGACGTCGACTGGTGGTACTGGGCCCACTCCGAGCTGGCCCCCGAGCGGCGGGCCGCCTGCGCCGAGTCGAAGCACGCCTGGAAGGCACGACAGCTCAGTTTCCGGGTCGCCGACCGCGCCTCCGGACTCGAAGCGCTCTCGGTGCGCTGCGAAGCGACCGGGGAGGGCGGCACGTCGTGCGGGGCCGAGCGGGACCTGCTCGACATCCTCGGCCCCCAGGGCGGCCACTGCCCGGGCCGCAACCCCTGGCAGCGCCCGAAAGGGAAGGCCTCCTGCGGCCAGCAGGTCCACATCGTGCAGCGCACCGCCGGCAACGTGTACTACCCGGTCGTCTTCTCGGCCCTCGACATCCCCCGGCCCGACGAACCCCCGCGGGCTGAACAGGACTTGGCGGAGGCCGTCCGCGGCCACGGCTACTGGACGAATTTCCTCGACGCACTCGGCACGTCCCGGGCCGACTCCTTCCGCGGCTACATCAAGGAGGACACCGACGCCTCCGACAGCCTCATCGACCAGCTCGTCGCCGAGGCCACCGGCGCCCCCACCGCCCCGCCCGCCGACCGGCCGGAGCCCGCGAAGCTCGACCTGAGCCGCGACGAGTGGTACGCCTTCGACGCCGTCGAACTGCCCGAACCCACCGCGGAGTTCGCGGTCCGCCGCGGTGGGCTCGGCCTCGCCGGTGAGACCGAGGAGCCCTGGGCCACCCTCGACGCGCACATCGACGGCCTCGTCCTCGCCGACCGTCTCCGCGAGGTACGGGCCCTGACCGGTTTCCGCCGCCACTCCCCGCACGGCACCCTCGTCCGCGCCGACACCAGCGGACGCCTGCGCTGGCTGCCCGCGACCGAGGTCTACGGCGAGGGCATCGTCCTCACCCTCGACGAACAGCGCCTCACCGCCTGGGAGAACGACCCGCGCGCGCAGGCACACGTCCACGGCGTCCGTACCGACCTGGACGCGTCGTTCCGGGACGAGCAGCTCGCCGAGACCGTCGGCAGCGACCTCTCTCCCCGCTTCCTCCTCCTGCACACCCTCGCCCACCTCCTCATCCGCCAGCTCTCCTTCGACTCCGGCTACACCACCGCGAGCCTGCGCGAGCGCGTGTACGGCCGCCCCGAGTACGGCCAGCGCGGACTGCTGATCTACACGGCCGCCGGTGACGCGGAGGGCACCCTCGGCGGCCTGGTCCGGCAGGGCGAGGCACCGCACTTCGCCGAGACGCTCGTCCGGATGCTGGAGGCCGCCGCCTGGTGCTCCGCCGACCCGCTGTGCGCCGAGCACACTGGCCAGGGCTTCGGCAACCTCAACCGGGCCGCCTGTCACGCCTGCACCCTGCTGCCCGAGACGAGCTGCCAGACCGGCAACACCCTCCTCGACCGCGCCCTGGTCGTCGGCTCCGCCCGCGTCCCCGGCTACTTCACGGACGTCCTCACCGCCAGCCGCGAGTCCGCGGCCGCCACCGCCCTGGGAGGACCCGCATGA
- a CDS encoding helicase-related protein produces the protein MDPRQELVDYLTRQLVGPAGGDDEVLDAPPDRQYLMGTLYPQQADLQRQLALAADDPEAPGTEQDAPDVDPAPDPVPETNSWLPASLGVSFYTDAVDVEVSCAAARYETRRNEAGRGRRWQRVPLKPETHTVGPDRQEVPVLDGRATIRLTRRSYGQGTLVTVALVNEARHDGSDGKAPSWDDMLFQCRLTVRPADGTVLPYPSVRLASRDPEERELRLQYRHVVTHAVGHGCAVREEHGEDGGVALLACEALPRAEVPAIRAGGPLDAPALTLSHLADPAIGVDQLREELAEFAASYHAWYVGQRSVEVPDWGREAAERILARIREAVTRIEAGVRTLCDPDRPELLAAFRIAQRAMLLQMRHSAPDQAGRRWHRSESVAVEPPVDPKATWRPFQLAFFLLALDGVAEPGHRDRETTDLIWFPTGGGKTEAYLLLAAFTIALRRIRGEGDGTTVLSRYTLSLLTTQQFQRAATTICALEHLRRTEPELGLGGEPITIGLWVGDTTTPNDFEKAERTFGEQRLASHPEDVFILDRCPWCGTRILPATWSSVRSDYGVRAEKDDFAFNCTRDECAFHDVLPVAVVDQHLYRNPPTFVLGTVDKFARLAWEPDSGRLFGAGTGNPPPSLIIQDELHLLTGPLGTTVGLYEAAVLELCTDRDGRPPKIVAATATIRRSAEQVRALHHQDVQLFPPSGLDARDSFFAVPDTGRPGRLYLGVMALGHTAGRGAVATTAAMLQGVHQLPEEHRDDYWTLVAYHHSLRELGRTVTAAGDDIPAQLRSLDEGAGTRALGAEQVQQLDSSVPRADQPILLDRLEKPRIDPRSVSFLPCTNMLSVGVDVKRLAYMLMQGQPKTTAEYIQATSRVGRHQVPGLVVTYFNATRPRDRSHYETFIDYHRALYRYVEPASVTPWSPPARRRALHAALVILVRHRLGLAAENQAGLLTRHRDEAARIADALADRAATAERDATGADADRVRADVRRELGDLLHAWYRQAEAASAEGKSLYYRGQGKGQHNLLKSFEQRYGLWETLNSMRSVDRECQITVTGAGK, from the coding sequence ATGGACCCCCGCCAGGAGCTGGTCGACTACCTCACCCGCCAGCTCGTCGGCCCCGCCGGCGGTGACGACGAGGTGCTCGACGCGCCGCCCGACCGGCAGTACCTGATGGGCACGCTCTACCCGCAGCAGGCCGACCTCCAGCGGCAGTTGGCCCTCGCCGCCGACGACCCGGAGGCCCCCGGCACCGAGCAGGACGCCCCCGATGTGGACCCGGCCCCCGACCCGGTGCCCGAGACCAACAGCTGGCTGCCCGCGTCCCTCGGTGTCAGCTTCTACACGGACGCCGTGGACGTCGAGGTCAGCTGCGCCGCCGCCCGCTACGAGACGCGGCGGAACGAGGCGGGTCGAGGGCGGCGCTGGCAGCGCGTGCCCCTCAAGCCCGAGACGCACACCGTCGGCCCGGACCGGCAGGAGGTCCCCGTCCTCGACGGGCGCGCGACGATCCGGCTGACCCGCCGCTCCTACGGCCAGGGCACGCTCGTCACCGTGGCCCTGGTCAACGAGGCCCGGCACGACGGCTCCGATGGCAAGGCGCCCAGCTGGGACGACATGCTGTTCCAGTGCCGGCTCACCGTCCGCCCCGCCGACGGAACCGTGCTGCCGTATCCCAGCGTCCGGCTCGCCAGCCGCGACCCCGAGGAACGCGAACTGCGCCTGCAGTACCGGCATGTCGTCACCCACGCCGTCGGCCACGGCTGCGCCGTCCGTGAGGAACACGGCGAGGACGGCGGCGTCGCCCTCCTCGCCTGTGAGGCGCTGCCCCGGGCCGAGGTGCCCGCCATCCGGGCCGGCGGTCCGCTCGACGCCCCCGCGCTCACCCTCTCTCACCTCGCCGACCCGGCCATCGGCGTCGACCAACTCCGCGAGGAACTGGCCGAGTTCGCCGCCTCGTACCACGCCTGGTACGTGGGCCAGCGTTCCGTCGAAGTGCCGGACTGGGGACGGGAGGCGGCGGAACGGATCCTCGCCCGGATCCGTGAGGCGGTCACCCGGATCGAGGCGGGCGTACGCACCCTGTGCGACCCGGACCGCCCCGAACTGCTTGCCGCCTTCCGCATCGCCCAGCGCGCCATGCTGCTGCAGATGCGGCACTCCGCACCTGACCAGGCCGGCCGGCGATGGCACCGCTCGGAGTCGGTGGCCGTCGAGCCGCCCGTGGACCCCAAGGCCACCTGGCGCCCCTTCCAGCTGGCCTTCTTCCTCCTCGCCCTCGACGGCGTCGCCGAGCCGGGCCACCGGGACCGCGAGACCACCGACCTGATCTGGTTCCCCACCGGCGGCGGCAAGACCGAGGCGTACCTGCTGCTGGCCGCCTTCACCATCGCCCTGCGCAGGATCCGCGGCGAAGGCGACGGCACCACCGTGCTCAGCCGCTACACCCTCAGCCTGCTCACCACCCAGCAGTTCCAGCGAGCCGCCACCACGATCTGCGCCCTGGAACACCTGCGCCGCACCGAACCCGAACTCGGCCTGGGCGGCGAACCGATCACCATCGGCCTGTGGGTCGGCGACACCACGACCCCGAACGACTTCGAGAAGGCCGAGCGAACCTTCGGCGAGCAACGCCTGGCCTCGCACCCCGAGGACGTCTTCATCCTCGACCGCTGCCCGTGGTGCGGCACCCGCATCCTGCCGGCGACCTGGTCCAGTGTCCGCTCCGACTACGGAGTCCGCGCGGAGAAGGACGACTTCGCCTTCAACTGCACCCGCGACGAGTGCGCCTTCCACGACGTCCTGCCGGTCGCCGTCGTCGACCAGCACCTCTACCGGAACCCGCCCACCTTCGTCCTCGGCACGGTCGACAAGTTCGCCCGGCTCGCCTGGGAGCCCGACTCGGGCCGTCTCTTCGGCGCAGGCACCGGCAACCCGCCTCCGTCGCTGATCATCCAGGACGAGCTGCACCTGCTCACCGGACCGCTCGGCACCACGGTCGGCCTCTACGAAGCGGCCGTTCTCGAACTGTGCACGGACCGGGACGGCCGCCCGCCCAAGATCGTCGCCGCCACGGCCACCATCCGGCGCTCCGCCGAACAGGTCCGGGCCCTGCACCACCAGGACGTCCAGCTCTTCCCGCCGTCCGGGCTCGACGCCCGCGACAGCTTCTTCGCCGTCCCCGACACCGGCCGCCCCGGCCGCCTCTACCTGGGCGTCATGGCGCTCGGCCACACCGCCGGCCGCGGTGCCGTCGCCACCACGGCGGCCATGCTCCAAGGCGTCCACCAGCTCCCCGAGGAGCACCGCGACGACTACTGGACGCTCGTCGCCTACCACCACAGCCTGCGCGAGCTCGGCCGTACCGTCACCGCGGCAGGCGACGACATCCCCGCCCAGCTGCGCTCCCTGGACGAGGGTGCGGGCACGCGTGCCCTGGGCGCCGAGCAGGTGCAGCAGCTCGACAGCAGTGTGCCGCGGGCCGACCAGCCCATCCTCCTCGACCGCCTGGAGAAGCCCAGGATCGATCCTCGGTCGGTCTCCTTCCTGCCGTGCACCAACATGCTCTCCGTCGGCGTGGACGTGAAGCGGCTCGCGTACATGCTCATGCAGGGCCAGCCCAAGACCACCGCCGAGTACATCCAGGCCACCAGCCGCGTGGGCCGCCACCAGGTGCCCGGACTCGTCGTCACCTACTTCAACGCCACCCGCCCGCGGGACCGTTCGCACTACGAGACCTTCATCGACTACCACCGGGCCCTGTACCGGTACGTCGAGCCTGCCAGCGTCACCCCCTGGTCCCCGCCCGCGCGCCGCCGCGCCCTGCACGCCGCTCTGGTCATCCTGGTCCGCCACCGGCTCGGCCTGGCGGCCGAGAACCAGGCCGGACTGCTCACCCGGCACAGGGACGAGGCCGCGCGGATCGCCGACGCCCTCGCCGACCGCGCCGCGACCGCCGAACGCGACGCCACGGGAGCCGACGCCGACCGGGTACGCGCCGACGTCCGGCGAGAGCTCGGCGACCTCCTTCACGCCTGGTACCGGCAGGCCGAGGCGGCCTCGGCCGAGGGCAAGAGCCTCTACTACCGCGGCCAGGGCAAGGGGCAGCACAACCTGCTCAAGTCCTTCGAGCAGCGCTACGGCCTGTGGGAGACCCTCAACTCCATGCGCAGCGTCGACCGGGAGTGCCAGATCACCGTGACAGGAGCAGGAAAGTGA